TCTTTACTGGAGTTTGATCAGGGAAAGCTGGAACTGCTGTAACATGAAATAGAAAGCGGCATGAGATCTTTTCCCATGCCGCCCTTATATATGGAGGATGATTAGTTATTCCACCAAACTTTCGCATCAATGTTATCCCCTGTCAGTTGCCCCACTGCTTCTCTGTAATTTTCCAGGTTCACGGCCTGCTCCTTCTGCGGATAATAGATCCGTTGGGGAATACCGGTTCCCGCCAGCGGGATGAATTTCTTTTCTTCTTCAGGTGCCGGTGCGGTTGGCCAAACAACATCTCCCTTCTTTATAAGGAATGTCGGGAAACCAGTGCGGCGGATCTCTGCCCAGGCTTCATTTCCCTGCATGTATAATGCCAGATACTTCTGAGACAGTACCGTTTCCTGGGTAGCGGCAGGTAATAATGCTATATAGGCATCTGCCGAAGGTTTATCCACGCCCCATTTTTCCAGGGAGGCCCTTACACCGTTTAAATAATCTGCCTGGCTCCAACTGTTGTATTCTGCCAACAGGAAGTTTACTTCGGCATACTCCATTAATACTTCACTATAATCAGCTGCATTCACTACGGTGCCGGGTAAACTGATATCCTCTGCTTTCAGGATGGAAGCCAGGCTTGGCAACAAACCATAAGGCTGCCCGATATACAATCCATCTTTATTGGGCCGGGCATATATTTTCAACCTGGGATCAGCAGCTGTAAATGGACCTACCTGGCCTTTCAGCACATTGATCAGGATATGTGATACAGAAAAGTCCCGGCGGTTCTCTGTTACAGTTGCCCTGTAAAGTGGTGCTTCGTTGGGCGCTTTGGCTTCATATTTCAATGCCGCATTCTCTGTGTTGTTGCGGATCAGTCCATCTGCAATGGCTTCCTGGATATGCGTGGCTGCCAGTTGCGGCAGTTTTGCACGAACCCGGATGGCTACACGTAAACGCAGGGAGTTCGCAAAACGTTTCCAGAGATCAGCTTTGCCTTTATAGATCCCATCAAAATTCCCGAAGGTGTTTTCCGTTACGATCAGCTGTGCAGCTGCTTCCTTCAGTTCTTTCAGGATATCTGTATAGATCTTTTCCTGGGAAGCATACTTTGGTTTGGAGATATCCGGGTTGAGTTTCAATGCCTGGAAATCAGGATCGTTGCTGCCGAAAGAGCTGTAGGGTACATTGCCGAATGCATCCGTTAAAGTGAGGAAGGTGTATGATTTCAGGATGCGCGCAATGGCGATCTGGTTTTCATTAGGCCCTACTCCTGCTGTTACTTTTGCTTTCGTCAACGGGTCTGTGTTCAGGCGGATGACCTGCTCCAGGTTGTTCAATGCTTTGTAGGCATTGTCCCAATAAGTATCAGAGTTTGTTCTCGGCAGATCGTACCTGCTCTCATTGGTGTATTGATTTTGAGAGAAGTACTGTGCAAACAGCATGGCACTTCTGATATTGCCTGCGGAACCGCGTGCATTATCCATCAATTGCTTTTGTGCAGAAGAAATAATAGTGGTAGTGGGTACATCAACAGGCCTGTTAGGATCTGTGTTGATCTCCTCCAACTTCTTATCACTGCAGGAGATCAGGGATACTGCTGCTAACAGTGTGAAGCTATATATTAAGATATGTTTCTTTCTCATGACGATTACTTTTATCAGAATTTCACCTGTACGTTTACACCAAATGTAATGGGCAAAGGCAGGTTACCACCTTCCACACCCTGGATATTTCCGCCGCTGTTAGTGAGTTCCGGATCAATGAATTTGTTTGCCTGGTAAATGTTCCAGAGGTTACGGCCGTAACCGGCTACGCGTATCTGGCGAACTACGGATGTTTTCGCAAAGGGGATTGTATATCCTGCTGTTACTTCGCGCAGTTTTACATAAGTACCATCAAACACACTTTGTGTGGTAGGACCATTGGAGAATCCATATGCCCAATCGTATGCGGAGATCTTTGTTGTATTTGTTTTGGTGTTGCCTACGGTATAAGAACCATCTGGTTTAAATACCACATCGCCATTTACACCTTCCAGTACCAGGCCATTCTCACGGATACCATTGGCTGCAGTAGGTTCCAGCACGCCTGTTTGCATACCTACTTTATAGGTCTGGGAAAATACCTTTCCTCCTACAC
This DNA window, taken from Chitinophaga niabensis, encodes the following:
- a CDS encoding SusD/RagB family nutrient-binding outer membrane lipoprotein; this encodes MRKKHILIYSFTLLAAVSLISCSDKKLEEINTDPNRPVDVPTTTIISSAQKQLMDNARGSAGNIRSAMLFAQYFSQNQYTNESRYDLPRTNSDTYWDNAYKALNNLEQVIRLNTDPLTKAKVTAGVGPNENQIAIARILKSYTFLTLTDAFGNVPYSSFGSNDPDFQALKLNPDISKPKYASQEKIYTDILKELKEAAAQLIVTENTFGNFDGIYKGKADLWKRFANSLRLRVAIRVRAKLPQLAATHIQEAIADGLIRNNTENAALKYEAKAPNEAPLYRATVTENRRDFSVSHILINVLKGQVGPFTAADPRLKIYARPNKDGLYIGQPYGLLPSLASILKAEDISLPGTVVNAADYSEVLMEYAEVNFLLAEYNSWSQADYLNGVRASLEKWGVDKPSADAYIALLPAATQETVLSQKYLALYMQGNEAWAEIRRTGFPTFLIKKGDVVWPTAPAPEEEKKFIPLAGTGIPQRIYYPQKEQAVNLENYREAVGQLTGDNIDAKVWWNN